A section of the bacterium SCSIO 12696 genome encodes:
- a CDS encoding succinylglutamate desuccinylase/aspartoacylase family protein, translating to MKNQNLVLIFAILTVLLSSCDYRIAQDIASETECVFDDVSFDANFPTGRIDGCQQTAENQFELTIEPESLPAHHSPWYAFKVTSQQEKTILVTLNYTEKSHRYAPKTSPDKKVWTLVPEAQVAELNDGKSVRIELAAGPQPLYVAGQEIIDNDDYEQMETLLAQKPFVTRTQIGNSEQGRPIYKLETNSSDSGDYLVLTGRQHPPEVTGALGMIHFVDTVMADTPLAQEFRSNVNVLIVFNMNPDGVEHGHWRKNANGIDLNRDWGLLEQAETRVVINELQRFLDNDNERMRFFVDFHSTGKDVIYTLKNSEPADAEETIFQWLDKIIERLPEYPLVTGGSYDPSKYVSKNYIFKTFGVPAVTYEMGDHTDREVIRIKSVVAAEEMMKLLLGR from the coding sequence TTGAAAAATCAAAATTTAGTTTTAATTTTTGCAATATTAACAGTCCTGCTGTCATCTTGTGATTATCGTATTGCACAAGATATTGCTTCTGAAACTGAGTGCGTCTTTGATGATGTAAGTTTTGATGCCAATTTCCCAACAGGTCGAATTGATGGCTGTCAGCAAACTGCTGAGAACCAATTTGAGCTGACCATAGAGCCTGAATCGCTGCCTGCGCACCACAGCCCCTGGTATGCGTTTAAAGTCACTTCTCAGCAAGAAAAAACCATTTTGGTGACATTGAATTACACCGAAAAATCTCATCGCTATGCACCCAAAACCAGCCCAGATAAAAAAGTTTGGACCCTGGTGCCAGAGGCTCAGGTAGCCGAACTCAACGATGGCAAATCGGTGCGTATTGAACTCGCTGCCGGCCCCCAACCCTTGTATGTGGCCGGGCAGGAAATCATCGACAATGATGATTACGAACAGATGGAAACACTGCTGGCTCAAAAGCCGTTTGTGACACGCACCCAGATTGGTAACAGCGAGCAAGGTCGCCCCATCTACAAACTGGAAACCAATAGCTCCGACAGTGGTGATTATCTGGTATTAACTGGCCGCCAGCACCCGCCAGAAGTTACTGGTGCATTGGGGATGATTCATTTTGTCGATACCGTAATGGCAGATACCCCGTTAGCCCAGGAGTTTCGCAGTAACGTTAATGTGCTGATTGTTTTTAATATGAACCCGGATGGGGTTGAGCACGGCCATTGGCGTAAAAACGCCAACGGTATTGACCTGAATCGCGACTGGGGCCTGCTGGAACAGGCGGAGACTCGAGTTGTGATCAACGAATTGCAACGTTTTTTAGATAACGACAACGAGCGTATGCGCTTTTTTGTGGATTTTCACTCCACAGGCAAAGATGTTATTTACACACTGAAAAACAGTGAACCGGCTGATGCGGAAGAAACCATCTTTCAGTGGCTTGATAAAATTATTGAGCGTTTGCCCGAGTATCCGTTAGTGACTGGTGGCAGCTACGACCCCAGTAAATACGTTTCAAAAAATTATATTTTTAAGACGTTTGGTGTGCCAGCAGTGACTTACGAAATGGGCGACCATACGGATCGCGAAGTGATTCGAATAAAATCTGTAGTCGCTGCTGAAGAAATGATGAAACTACTGTTAGGTCGATAA
- a CDS encoding diaminopimelate decarboxylase: MNDHEFETEYSTAITNNAEYELIAKAAIANGMLSPEKPLVGFVNIEGVRKTVAEMKAAFPDHFYHHFAVKANGMTSVLSLLRECGILVETASPGELKQALKAGFTGKDIVFDEPAKTEYVIREVISLGATLHVDNFEEMERVRRIMGELGEGYTGEIGYRINPQVGSGKIKAMSTAGAHSKFGVPLEDEGNREQIIQDYLDNPWMKTVHTHVGSQGCPFDLIAQGLNKVVALAKEVNERAGEQRIQSIDIGGGLRVNFYSDKVTPTFQQYADFLKENVPELFTGEYRIKTEFGRATMAKNGSILARVEYAKNSGGRHIATTHAGSQIAARTTFMPESWPLRLSAYTPEGEFKNGECVEQDIAGPCCFAGDVVAHQRKMPKLESGDCIMLHDTGAYYYSNPFYYNSLPVAAVYGYTINDGNVEFVQYRRQQTLDEMMAIIG; the protein is encoded by the coding sequence ATGAATGATCATGAGTTTGAAACAGAATACAGCACCGCAATTACTAATAATGCGGAGTATGAATTAATTGCCAAAGCGGCTATTGCCAATGGCATGCTCTCTCCAGAGAAACCACTGGTGGGGTTTGTGAATATCGAAGGTGTTCGCAAGACGGTTGCTGAAATGAAAGCGGCGTTTCCTGACCATTTTTACCACCACTTTGCGGTGAAAGCCAATGGCATGACCTCGGTTCTCAGCCTGTTACGTGAATGCGGAATATTGGTAGAAACCGCCAGTCCCGGTGAATTGAAGCAGGCATTGAAAGCGGGCTTTACTGGTAAGGATATCGTTTTCGATGAACCTGCAAAAACCGAGTACGTGATTCGTGAAGTCATTTCACTGGGTGCTACGTTGCACGTAGACAACTTCGAGGAAATGGAGCGTGTCCGCCGTATTATGGGTGAGCTGGGTGAAGGCTACACGGGCGAGATTGGTTACCGCATTAATCCTCAGGTAGGCAGTGGCAAGATCAAGGCCATGAGTACCGCAGGGGCTCACTCAAAATTCGGTGTTCCGCTGGAAGACGAAGGCAATCGTGAGCAAATTATTCAGGATTACCTGGACAATCCATGGATGAAAACAGTGCACACTCATGTCGGCTCTCAAGGTTGCCCGTTTGATTTGATTGCCCAAGGTTTGAATAAAGTCGTTGCCCTGGCAAAAGAGGTGAATGAGCGAGCTGGAGAGCAGCGTATTCAGTCCATTGATATTGGTGGTGGTTTGCGGGTTAATTTCTACAGCGACAAAGTCACCCCAACTTTCCAACAGTACGCGGACTTTTTGAAAGAAAACGTTCCTGAGTTGTTCACTGGTGAATACCGCATTAAAACCGAATTTGGGCGCGCTACTATGGCCAAAAACGGTTCTATTTTGGCCCGTGTTGAATACGCGAAAAACAGCGGTGGGCGCCATATTGCCACCACTCACGCCGGTTCACAAATAGCAGCTCGTACCACTTTTATGCCCGAGTCTTGGCCTCTGCGTCTGTCTGCTTATACCCCAGAGGGCGAGTTCAAAAATGGCGAGTGTGTAGAGCAAGATATCGCCGGCCCTTGCTGTTTCGCTGGCGACGTGGTTGCCCACCAGCGCAAAATGCCCAAGTTGGAGAGTGGTGACTGCATTATGCTGCACGATACGGGTGCTTATTACTACTCCAACCCGTTTTACTACAACTCCCTCCCAGTTGCTGCGGTTTATGGCTATACCATTAACGATGGCAATGTGGAGTTTGTTCAGTATCGTCGTCAACAAACTCTTGACGAAATGATGGCAATTATTGGATAA